The Puntigrus tetrazona isolate hp1 chromosome 9, ASM1883169v1, whole genome shotgun sequence genome includes the window GCTCCAGAGCCTGATGGTTGAGCAGATGGGCTGAGGTACGGAAGGCCTTGCCGCATTTGTCACACTTAAAAGGGCGCTCACCGGTGTGCAAGCGCAAGTGTATAATGAGTCCGGCCTTTTGCGTGAACGCCCTGTCGCACTGCGTGCACTTAAAGGGTTTTTCGCCGGTGTGGAGCCTTCGGTGGGTTTTCAGGTGCGAGGCGCGCCCGAAGCATTTATTGCAATCCGGGCATTTGaagggtttctctccggtgtggatggTCTTGTGGCGCATCAGCTGCGACGACTGCATGAACATTTTGGAACACACGCTGCATTTGTACTTCCTCTCGCCGGTGTGCGAGCGCAGGTGCAGGGACAGGTGGGACGAAGAGATGAAGGTCTTGGAGCACAGCCGGCAGGTGTGAGGCTTCTCCCCAGCGTGGGTGCGTTTGTGCAGGACCAGACGAGAAGACAGAGTGAAAGACTTGTCGCAGTAGGGACATTTGTAGGGCTTGTCTTCGGCGTGGACCTGCTGGTGCTTGGCGAGCATGGAGATCTGGGGAAACGACTTGTCGCAAAGGCCGCAGGGGTGGGATCGGGGCTTGGAGGAGTGAGACATGTCGGGCGACTCGGAGATGAACGCGCACCCTCAAAcctaatggcaaaaaaaaaaggcttttcagTGTTTGTTAAGATCACGACGAACACGAATAAACACGAGCAAAGcaattattacactttttaatgttAACGTTGGCTAATAAAAATTCATTCGTGTTGGCTcgcagtgcattaactaatgtttacGAACACATTgcgattttaataatgcttcagtagatgctgaaatgaacaaccgagattaataaatgctgcaaaagTATTGTTcgtttagttcatgttaatgttGAGTTACCTCTTAAAGTGTTACCGTATTTTGCTTTACATCAAGTAAATCTATTTTAGTCCTTCCGCTTTCAAATTTCGTGTTTTAAGTCAGTGTTACTTGCTCATGAAATTAATTCAatctctaaataaaataaaacaatacataatttcaacatttattacacCTATTGGTCATTACAGCATGGGCATCCATCCGAGGAGctttatgtgtaaataaatataaaaacaatggaATAATTATTTGCTAATGCACGCCTCTCGGATACATACAGTGCATAATAATGGAAAGGGTGCAATAATATAACTGAGGTTGCCCTCTAATCAGTTATTTTAAGAGcaatatttaaattgcaatcATATTATCATAACGCCTGTCATATGCTTCCTGGCATTTAATGTCACAGCTCccttaaaagtgtgttttactGATAATGGCTTAACATCCAGAAATGATGAAacactaattttatttaatattttttgtatacagGCTACCTTATAGATATAGGTTGTGTTAAAGAACTTTATATTTTCCAGTAATGCAAATGCTTGGCCagtcttatttatttcatatttgtgtCGTCTACAGTAAAATCACTCGCGTTAATTATACGTAACGGTATATTACGTGCATGTCCGCGTTCATCCAGCAAAAGAGATGAACGCAAACATGCACTTAATATAATCTCACGTCGACATCTCACTAAACACTCTATAACTGTATATCGTTGAGAGCAGCGGGtctgatttatattttgcacatcTCCTTCCTGGAAAGTCGTCTCGAGGGCTGATGCCACTCTCCAAATTATGCCGAAACGAAAGCAAACAATCACAGCCGCGGGTTTTCTCGCGGATATCTGACTGGGCGTGGTGTAGTCGTGTTCAACGTCGCGTGCTTCGCGAGAGGCGAGCAGAATGACGCAGGGATGAATTAAACAGGGGAAACGGATCCGTCCCCTGCGTTCACGCCGATCGTGACCGCGCAACATCAGCAAACGTGCGAACTCACCGCCAGAACCGTTAACATCGTCCCCCGCGATCGACTCGCTCCGGGTATAAACCCCCCACGGATGAGCGCGTTTGATACCGAACGGAGACTTGTGGTCACGCGAGAAGCGCGTGCACGTTTATGCGAAAACCACTCGAACTGACAGCGACGGTGCCGCTGATGCTGTAAACAAAGGGAAATCAGTTTCTGGCGTTCGTGGAAGCCATAGAGTAGCCTAAGCTGCCTGCCatgctatcaaaataaaagttgtgtaAAGGCAAGAACGTTACTTACAGTTATATTTGCTTATGCGGTCGTAAACGCCTTAAAATGGGCAAAACACGGTTTTCAGGGGGGAAATGGTTTattgaagtaaataaattaaaatggaataatCAAAAGGGTttcatccgtgtgtgtgtgtgtgtgtgttttttttttacatattggcCTATCTAGTACCAGGTATAAAGCCTATAGTTGGCATGTtctgtattattgttattattattattattattattattattattattattattattattattaacctctctattaatattattgatattattatcaCCCTCCTTCGTCATATTGTGCTGCTCAGGTTTACAATTAACTTAAAatcaacatgctttttttttttatcattagcctattacataaaattatttttatttatttatttataaatgcaagGACTTCATAAAAGGAGCTGAACTTTCACACTGATTAACAATATAAAAGCGCgcaggatttttattttcaagttgGCTATTCCCGCTTTTTGGTTCGCAGCAGTTAATTTGagtaaataacagattttttttccgcCTGAGTGATTCACTGAGCGTGCAGTGAATGGCTAGGTTTCATTTTCGCAAAACAGACTCTTTCCGCGGAACAGAAACCCAGAGCATCAGGGCGCACTGAGAGGCTT containing:
- the LOC122351270 gene encoding zinc finger protein 239, translating into MSHSSKPRSHPCGLCDKSFPQISMLAKHQQVHAEDKPYKCPYCDKSFTLSSRLVLHKRTHAGEKPHTCRLCSKTFISSSHLSLHLRSHTGERKYKCSVCSKMFMQSSQLMRHKTIHTGEKPFKCPDCNKCFGRASHLKTHRRLHTGEKPFKCTQCDRAFTQKAGLIIHLRLHTGERPFKCDKCGKAFRTSAHLLNHQALELGEGRYVCAACNKGFRSVSMLKQHEKSHQGGGMLCCSVCSGPFAPSSYLQLQVHLRNGEQLFHCKVCNKIFAKMSTFEKHCKRHQAEADGGEDEEAKEEDTRDPPFELHAAASPSASTSEVNTRSKTRAKIRSTMESS